The Syngnathus scovelli strain Florida chromosome 13, RoL_Ssco_1.2, whole genome shotgun sequence genome has a window encoding:
- the LOC125979266 gene encoding disabled homolog 2-interacting protein isoform X4, with protein sequence MAGITRKGSGRRSYYYRFLGKSRLQRQRSRSRSRTRPAARKDSPPERSGRRRSMPGSPTDKNPPTMEAASASAAAAATPFRVTVSTGFLSRRLKGSIKRTKSQPKLDRNSSFRHILPGFRNVDNDRSHLMPRLKESRSHESLLSPSSAVEALDLSMEDEIIIKPVHSSILGQDYCFEVTTSSGSKCFSCRSSAERDKWMENLRRAVQPNKDNSRRVENMLRLWLIEAKDLPAKKKYFCELCLDDALYARTTCKLKTDNVFWGEHFEFNNLPAVRNITAHLYKDTDKKKKKDKNNYVGLVSIPVATVSGRQFVEKWYPVSTPNPAKGKASGPMIRIKARYQSMNILPMEMYKEFAEYTTNNYMLLCSVLEPGISVKNKEEMACALVHILQSTGKAKDFLTDLMMSEVDRCGENEHLIFRENTLATKAIEEYLKLVGQKYLQDALGEFIKALYESDENCEVDPSKCSSGDLQEHQSNLKMCCELAFCKIINSYCVFPRELKEVFASWRQDCGNRGRPDISERLISASLFLRFLCPAIMSPSLFNLMQEYPDDRTARTLTLIAKVTQNLANFAKFGNKEEYMSFMNQFLEHEWSNMQRFLLEISNPETISNTAGFEGYIDLGRELSTLHSLLSEVVSQMDQSATSKLGPLPRILREVSVALSNPSSVHAAPAGSPEQTSSSPGEAGCSISTGLQKMVIENDLTGLVDFTRLPSPTPENKDLFFVTRTSGIQPSPARSSSYSETNEPDLGMPNSSKSLSMVDLQDPRSLEGGPSSGPSDTLAEIPVSAGGWAARVPQCNVPGGPNMRRPGQTPTTPSTESAPGRPAQLLAPLSFQNPVYQMATCLPVSPRGLTDSGSECHSSVSSHSNNEDGPPGGKLPFLNHGGGSSGDEYARRSGEFTRRQLSLTEAQHQPAVPRQNSAGPQRRIDQPPPPQNVTRGRTPPSLLNSGPYARPGSGGGIMTSSPDWPMGGGARLRQQSSSSKGDSPETKQRAHHKQAPSPVNPSALDRTAAWLLNMNVQYLDHETTEHDSLRHREDLTQVQKYQQEIALLQEKLRASVQKLEEYEARLKGQDEQAQKVLMEYQARLEESEERLRRQQDDKDLQMKGIISRLMSVEEELKKDHSDMQAVVDSKQKIIDAQEKRIASLDATNARLMSALTQLKERYSTQSRNGISPTNPTKLQITENGEFRNSSNC encoded by the exons ATTCTCCTCCAGAGAGGTCCGGGCGCCGACGCAGCATGCCCGGCAGCCCCACGGACAAAAACCCGCCCACCATGGAGGCCGCGTCGGCCTCTGCCGCCGCAGCCGCCACGCCGTTCAGAGTCACCGTGAGTACT GGCTTCTTGAGTCGGCGGCTGAAGGGCTCCATCAAGCGCACCAAGAGTCAACCCAAACTGGACCGCAACTCCAGCTTCAGGCATATTCTGCCGGGCTTCCGCAACGTGGACAATGACAG ATCTCATCTGATGCCAAGGCTGAAGGAGTCTCGCTCCCATGAGTCACTGCTCAGTCCCAGCAGCGCTGTGGAAGCTCTGGACTTaagcatggaggacgagatcatCATCAAACCCGTGCACAGCAGCATCCTCGGCCAGGACTACTGCTTCGAG GTAACGACCTCCTCGGGGAGCAAGTGCTTTTCCTGCCGTTCGTCAGCCGAGAGGGACAAATGGATGGAGAACCTGAGGAGAGCCGTGCAGCCAAACAAG GACAACAGCCGGCGGGTGGAGAACATGCTGCGACTGTGGCTCATCGAGGCCAAGGACCTCCCCGCCAAGAAGAAATACTTCTGCGAGTTGTGcctggacgacgcgctgtacgccCGCACCACCTGCAAGCTCAAGACGGACAACGTCTTCTGGGGCGAGCACTTTGAGTTCAACAACCTGCCGGCGGTGCGGAACATCACAGCGCACCTTTACAAGGACACggacaagaagaaaaagaaggacaAGAACAACTACGTGGGATTGGTCAGCATTCCCGTGGCCACGGTGAGCGGGCGGCAGTTTGTGGAGAAGTGGTACCCGGTCAGTACGCCCAACCCCGCCAAAGGCAAGGCGTCGGGACCCATGATCCGAATCAAGGCGCGCTACCAGAGCATGAACATCCTCCCCATGGAGATGTACAAGGAGTTCgccgagtacaccaccaacaactACATGCTGCTTTGCTCCGTGCTCGAGCCCGGCATCAGCGTCAAGAACAAGGAAGAGATGGCTTGCGCGCTGGTTCATATTCTGCAGAGCACCGGCAAAGCCAAA GACTTCCTGACAGACTTGATGATGTCGGAAGTAGACCGCTGCGGGGAGAACGAGCACCTGATCTTCCGCGAGAACACGCTGGCAACCAAAGCCATCGAGGAGTACCTCAAACTGGTGGGCCAGAAGTACCTGCAGGATGCTCTTG GCGAGTTCATAAAGGCTCTTTACGAGTCTGACGAAAACTGCGAGGTGGACCCGTCCAAATGCTCGTCGGGGGACCTCCAGGAGCACCAGAGCAACCTGAAGATGTGCTGCGAGCTGGCCTTCTGCAAGATCATCAACTCGTACTG CGTGTTCCCGCGAGAGCTGAAAGAGGTGTTCGCGTCGTGGCGGCAGGATTGCGGCAACCGCGGCCGGCCGGACATCAGCGAGCGGCTGATCAGCGCCTCGCTCTTCCTGCGCTTCCTGTGCCCGGCCATCATGTCGCCGTCGCTTTTCAACCTGATGCAGGAATACCCCGACGACCGCACGGCACGCACCCTCACGCTCATTGCCAAGGTCACGCAGAACCTGGCCAATTTTGCCAA GTTCGGGAACAAGGAGGAGTACATGTCCTTCATGAATCAGTTCCTTGAGCATGAGTGGAGCAACATGCAGCGCTTCCTGCTGGAGATCTCCAACCCGGAGACCATCTCCAACACGGCGGGCTTCGAGGGCTACATCGACCTGGGCCGCGAGCTCTCCACGCTGCACTCCCTCCTCTCCGAGGTGGTCTCCCAGATGGACCAG AGCGCCACCTCCAAGCTTGGACCTCTGCCGAGGATTTTGCGGGAGGTGAGTGTGGCGCTGAGCAACCCGTCCAGCGTCCACGCAGCGCCCGCCGGGTCGCCGGAACAGACGAGCTCGTCGCCCGGCGAGGCCGGCTGCAGCATCTCCACGGGGCTGCAGAAGATGGTCATCGAAAACGACCTCACGGG ATTGGTGGACTTCACGCGGCTGCCCTCCCCCACCCCTGAAAACAAGGACCTATTTTTCGTGACGAGAACCTCGGGGATCCAGCCTTCCCCGGCACGCAGCTCCAGTTATTCGGAGACCAACGAACCGGATTTGGGCATGCCCAACAGCAGCAAGAGTCTGTCCATGGTGGACCTGCAAGACCCCCGCAGTCTGGAAGGTGGTCCAAGTTCCGGCCCCTCGGACACTTTAGCTGAAATTCCGGTTTCAGCGGGAGGCTGGGCCGCCAGGGTGCCGCAGTGCAACGTCCCCGGAGGTCCCAACATGAGGCGGCCCGGCCAGACCCCGACCACCCCGAGCACGGAAAGCGCTCCGGGCCGACCCGCCCAGCTACTCGCCCCGCTGTCCTTCCAGAATCCGGTCTACCAG ATGGCCACCTGCCTTCCGGTGTCCCCTCGGGGTCTTACCGACTCGGGCTCCGAGTGCCACAGCTCGGTCAGCTCCCACAGCAACAATGAGGACGGCCCGCCCGGCGGGAAACTCCCCTTCCTGAATCACGGCGGCGGGAGCAGTGGCGACGAATACGCCAGACGCTCGGGCGAGTTCACGCGCCGACAGCTGTCCCTCACGGAGGCTCAGCACCAGCCCGCCGTCCCCCGGCAGAACAGCGCCGGGCCCCAGCGACGGATAGACCAACCACCGCCCCCCCAGAACGTGACGCGGGGCCGCACGCCGCCCAGTCTGCTCAACAGCGGCCCCTACGCCCGGCCCGGCTCGGGCGGCGGCATCATGACCTCGTCGCCGGATTGGCCCATGGGCGGCGGCGCCCGTCTGCGCCAACAGTCGTCCTCGTCCAAGGGGGACAGTCCTGAGACCAAGCAGAGGGCGCATCACAAACAG GCCCCCTCCCCCGTGAACCCCAGTGCGTTGGACCGCACGGCAGCGTGGCTTTTGAATATGAATGTGCAGTATTTAGACCATGAGACCACGGAGCACGACTCACTGAGGCACAGAGAGGATCTGACGCAGGTGCAGAAG TACCAGCAGGAGATCGCGCTGCTGCAGGAGAAGCTGCGGGCCTCCGTGCAGAAGCTGGAGGAGTACGAGGCCCGTCTCAAGGGTCAGGACGAGCAGGCCCAGAAAGTCCTGATGGAGTACCAAGCCCGGCTGGAGGAGTCCGAGGAGCGTCTGCGCCGGCAGCAGGACGACAAGGACCTTCAGATGAAGGGCATCATCAGCAG GTTGATGTCGGTGGAGGAGGAGCTGAAGAAAGATCACTCGGACATGCAGGCGGTGGTGGACTCCAAACAGAAGATAATTGACGCACAG GAGAAGCGCATCGCATCTCTGGACGCGACCAACGCTCGTCTGATGAGCGCCCTGACGCAACTGAAGGAGCGCTACAGCACGCAGTCGCGCAACGGCATCTCGCCCACCAACCCCACCAAGCTGCAGATCACCGAGAACGGTGAGTTCCGCAACAGCAGCAACTGTTAG
- the LOC125979266 gene encoding disabled homolog 2-interacting protein isoform X1, giving the protein MVSGGGRPTREFFSWLVISAAKQRMGMQPQDSVLSDYLSDVRCPSRHWLSRGRSFDERGAWKPPPFGAFGDGRATFKEKQMERRECTSGGAGLLRRTISVPAETHFSELCGPPSARSDSPPERSGRRRSMPGSPTDKNPPTMEAASASAAAAATPFRVTVSTGFLSRRLKGSIKRTKSQPKLDRNSSFRHILPGFRNVDNDRSHLMPRLKESRSHESLLSPSSAVEALDLSMEDEIIIKPVHSSILGQDYCFEVTTSSGSKCFSCRSSAERDKWMENLRRAVQPNKDNSRRVENMLRLWLIEAKDLPAKKKYFCELCLDDALYARTTCKLKTDNVFWGEHFEFNNLPAVRNITAHLYKDTDKKKKKDKNNYVGLVSIPVATVSGRQFVEKWYPVSTPNPAKGKASGPMIRIKARYQSMNILPMEMYKEFAEYTTNNYMLLCSVLEPGISVKNKEEMACALVHILQSTGKAKDFLTDLMMSEVDRCGENEHLIFRENTLATKAIEEYLKLVGQKYLQDALGEFIKALYESDENCEVDPSKCSSGDLQEHQSNLKMCCELAFCKIINSYCVFPRELKEVFASWRQDCGNRGRPDISERLISASLFLRFLCPAIMSPSLFNLMQEYPDDRTARTLTLIAKVTQNLANFAKFGNKEEYMSFMNQFLEHEWSNMQRFLLEISNPETISNTAGFEGYIDLGRELSTLHSLLSEVVSQMDQSATSKLGPLPRILREVSVALSNPSSVHAAPAGSPEQTSSSPGEAGCSISTGLQKMVIENDLTGLVDFTRLPSPTPENKDLFFVTRTSGIQPSPARSSSYSETNEPDLGMPNSSKSLSMVDLQDPRSLEGGPSSGPSDTLAEIPVSAGGWAARVPQCNVPGGPNMRRPGQTPTTPSTESAPGRPAQLLAPLSFQNPVYQMATCLPVSPRGLTDSGSECHSSVSSHSNNEDGPPGGKLPFLNHGGGSSGDEYARRSGEFTRRQLSLTEAQHQPAVPRQNSAGPQRRIDQPPPPQNVTRGRTPPSLLNSGPYARPGSGGGIMTSSPDWPMGGGARLRQQSSSSKGDSPETKQRAHHKQAPSPVNPSALDRTAAWLLNMNVQYLDHETTEHDSLRHREDLTQVQKYQQEIALLQEKLRASVQKLEEYEARLKGQDEQAQKVLMEYQARLEESEERLRRQQDDKDLQMKGIISRLMSVEEELKKDHSDMQAVVDSKQKIIDAQEKRIASLDATNARLMSALTQLKERYSTQSRNGISPTNPTKLQITENGEFRNSSNC; this is encoded by the exons ATTCTCCTCCAGAGAGGTCCGGGCGCCGACGCAGCATGCCCGGCAGCCCCACGGACAAAAACCCGCCCACCATGGAGGCCGCGTCGGCCTCTGCCGCCGCAGCCGCCACGCCGTTCAGAGTCACCGTGAGTACT GGCTTCTTGAGTCGGCGGCTGAAGGGCTCCATCAAGCGCACCAAGAGTCAACCCAAACTGGACCGCAACTCCAGCTTCAGGCATATTCTGCCGGGCTTCCGCAACGTGGACAATGACAG ATCTCATCTGATGCCAAGGCTGAAGGAGTCTCGCTCCCATGAGTCACTGCTCAGTCCCAGCAGCGCTGTGGAAGCTCTGGACTTaagcatggaggacgagatcatCATCAAACCCGTGCACAGCAGCATCCTCGGCCAGGACTACTGCTTCGAG GTAACGACCTCCTCGGGGAGCAAGTGCTTTTCCTGCCGTTCGTCAGCCGAGAGGGACAAATGGATGGAGAACCTGAGGAGAGCCGTGCAGCCAAACAAG GACAACAGCCGGCGGGTGGAGAACATGCTGCGACTGTGGCTCATCGAGGCCAAGGACCTCCCCGCCAAGAAGAAATACTTCTGCGAGTTGTGcctggacgacgcgctgtacgccCGCACCACCTGCAAGCTCAAGACGGACAACGTCTTCTGGGGCGAGCACTTTGAGTTCAACAACCTGCCGGCGGTGCGGAACATCACAGCGCACCTTTACAAGGACACggacaagaagaaaaagaaggacaAGAACAACTACGTGGGATTGGTCAGCATTCCCGTGGCCACGGTGAGCGGGCGGCAGTTTGTGGAGAAGTGGTACCCGGTCAGTACGCCCAACCCCGCCAAAGGCAAGGCGTCGGGACCCATGATCCGAATCAAGGCGCGCTACCAGAGCATGAACATCCTCCCCATGGAGATGTACAAGGAGTTCgccgagtacaccaccaacaactACATGCTGCTTTGCTCCGTGCTCGAGCCCGGCATCAGCGTCAAGAACAAGGAAGAGATGGCTTGCGCGCTGGTTCATATTCTGCAGAGCACCGGCAAAGCCAAA GACTTCCTGACAGACTTGATGATGTCGGAAGTAGACCGCTGCGGGGAGAACGAGCACCTGATCTTCCGCGAGAACACGCTGGCAACCAAAGCCATCGAGGAGTACCTCAAACTGGTGGGCCAGAAGTACCTGCAGGATGCTCTTG GCGAGTTCATAAAGGCTCTTTACGAGTCTGACGAAAACTGCGAGGTGGACCCGTCCAAATGCTCGTCGGGGGACCTCCAGGAGCACCAGAGCAACCTGAAGATGTGCTGCGAGCTGGCCTTCTGCAAGATCATCAACTCGTACTG CGTGTTCCCGCGAGAGCTGAAAGAGGTGTTCGCGTCGTGGCGGCAGGATTGCGGCAACCGCGGCCGGCCGGACATCAGCGAGCGGCTGATCAGCGCCTCGCTCTTCCTGCGCTTCCTGTGCCCGGCCATCATGTCGCCGTCGCTTTTCAACCTGATGCAGGAATACCCCGACGACCGCACGGCACGCACCCTCACGCTCATTGCCAAGGTCACGCAGAACCTGGCCAATTTTGCCAA GTTCGGGAACAAGGAGGAGTACATGTCCTTCATGAATCAGTTCCTTGAGCATGAGTGGAGCAACATGCAGCGCTTCCTGCTGGAGATCTCCAACCCGGAGACCATCTCCAACACGGCGGGCTTCGAGGGCTACATCGACCTGGGCCGCGAGCTCTCCACGCTGCACTCCCTCCTCTCCGAGGTGGTCTCCCAGATGGACCAG AGCGCCACCTCCAAGCTTGGACCTCTGCCGAGGATTTTGCGGGAGGTGAGTGTGGCGCTGAGCAACCCGTCCAGCGTCCACGCAGCGCCCGCCGGGTCGCCGGAACAGACGAGCTCGTCGCCCGGCGAGGCCGGCTGCAGCATCTCCACGGGGCTGCAGAAGATGGTCATCGAAAACGACCTCACGGG ATTGGTGGACTTCACGCGGCTGCCCTCCCCCACCCCTGAAAACAAGGACCTATTTTTCGTGACGAGAACCTCGGGGATCCAGCCTTCCCCGGCACGCAGCTCCAGTTATTCGGAGACCAACGAACCGGATTTGGGCATGCCCAACAGCAGCAAGAGTCTGTCCATGGTGGACCTGCAAGACCCCCGCAGTCTGGAAGGTGGTCCAAGTTCCGGCCCCTCGGACACTTTAGCTGAAATTCCGGTTTCAGCGGGAGGCTGGGCCGCCAGGGTGCCGCAGTGCAACGTCCCCGGAGGTCCCAACATGAGGCGGCCCGGCCAGACCCCGACCACCCCGAGCACGGAAAGCGCTCCGGGCCGACCCGCCCAGCTACTCGCCCCGCTGTCCTTCCAGAATCCGGTCTACCAG ATGGCCACCTGCCTTCCGGTGTCCCCTCGGGGTCTTACCGACTCGGGCTCCGAGTGCCACAGCTCGGTCAGCTCCCACAGCAACAATGAGGACGGCCCGCCCGGCGGGAAACTCCCCTTCCTGAATCACGGCGGCGGGAGCAGTGGCGACGAATACGCCAGACGCTCGGGCGAGTTCACGCGCCGACAGCTGTCCCTCACGGAGGCTCAGCACCAGCCCGCCGTCCCCCGGCAGAACAGCGCCGGGCCCCAGCGACGGATAGACCAACCACCGCCCCCCCAGAACGTGACGCGGGGCCGCACGCCGCCCAGTCTGCTCAACAGCGGCCCCTACGCCCGGCCCGGCTCGGGCGGCGGCATCATGACCTCGTCGCCGGATTGGCCCATGGGCGGCGGCGCCCGTCTGCGCCAACAGTCGTCCTCGTCCAAGGGGGACAGTCCTGAGACCAAGCAGAGGGCGCATCACAAACAG GCCCCCTCCCCCGTGAACCCCAGTGCGTTGGACCGCACGGCAGCGTGGCTTTTGAATATGAATGTGCAGTATTTAGACCATGAGACCACGGAGCACGACTCACTGAGGCACAGAGAGGATCTGACGCAGGTGCAGAAG TACCAGCAGGAGATCGCGCTGCTGCAGGAGAAGCTGCGGGCCTCCGTGCAGAAGCTGGAGGAGTACGAGGCCCGTCTCAAGGGTCAGGACGAGCAGGCCCAGAAAGTCCTGATGGAGTACCAAGCCCGGCTGGAGGAGTCCGAGGAGCGTCTGCGCCGGCAGCAGGACGACAAGGACCTTCAGATGAAGGGCATCATCAGCAG GTTGATGTCGGTGGAGGAGGAGCTGAAGAAAGATCACTCGGACATGCAGGCGGTGGTGGACTCCAAACAGAAGATAATTGACGCACAG GAGAAGCGCATCGCATCTCTGGACGCGACCAACGCTCGTCTGATGAGCGCCCTGACGCAACTGAAGGAGCGCTACAGCACGCAGTCGCGCAACGGCATCTCGCCCACCAACCCCACCAAGCTGCAGATCACCGAGAACGGTGAGTTCCGCAACAGCAGCAACTGTTAG
- the LOC125979266 gene encoding disabled homolog 2-interacting protein isoform X9: MPGSPTDKNPPTMEAASASAAAAATPFRVTVSTGFLSRRLKGSIKRTKSQPKLDRNSSFRHILPGFRNVDNDRSHLMPRLKESRSHESLLSPSSAVEALDLSMEDEIIIKPVHSSILGQDYCFEVTTSSGSKCFSCRSSAERDKWMENLRRAVQPNKDNSRRVENMLRLWLIEAKDLPAKKKYFCELCLDDALYARTTCKLKTDNVFWGEHFEFNNLPAVRNITAHLYKDTDKKKKKDKNNYVGLVSIPVATVSGRQFVEKWYPVSTPNPAKGKASGPMIRIKARYQSMNILPMEMYKEFAEYTTNNYMLLCSVLEPGISVKNKEEMACALVHILQSTGKAKDFLTDLMMSEVDRCGENEHLIFRENTLATKAIEEYLKLVGQKYLQDALGEFIKALYESDENCEVDPSKCSSGDLQEHQSNLKMCCELAFCKIINSYCVFPRELKEVFASWRQDCGNRGRPDISERLISASLFLRFLCPAIMSPSLFNLMQEYPDDRTARTLTLIAKVTQNLANFAKFGNKEEYMSFMNQFLEHEWSNMQRFLLEISNPETISNTAGFEGYIDLGRELSTLHSLLSEVVSQMDQSATSKLGPLPRILREVSVALSNPSSVHAAPAGSPEQTSSSPGEAGCSISTGLQKMVIENDLTGLVDFTRLPSPTPENKDLFFVTRTSGIQPSPARSSSYSETNEPDLGMPNSSKSLSMVDLQDPRSLEGGPSSGPSDTLAEIPVSAGGWAARVPQCNVPGGPNMRRPGQTPTTPSTESAPGRPAQLLAPLSFQNPVYQMATCLPVSPRGLTDSGSECHSSVSSHSNNEDGPPGGKLPFLNHGGGSSGDEYARRSGEFTRRQLSLTEAQHQPAVPRQNSAGPQRRIDQPPPPQNVTRGRTPPSLLNSGPYARPGSGGGIMTSSPDWPMGGGARLRQQSSSSKGDSPETKQRAHHKQAPSPVNPSALDRTAAWLLNMNVQYLDHETTEHDSLRHREDLTQVQKYQQEIALLQEKLRASVQKLEEYEARLKGQDEQAQKVLMEYQARLEESEERLRRQQDDKDLQMKGIISRLMSVEEELKKDHSDMQAVVDSKQKIIDAQEKRIASLDATNARLMSALTQLKERYSTQSRNGISPTNPTKLQITENGEFRNSSNC, encoded by the exons ATGCCCGGCAGCCCCACGGACAAAAACCCGCCCACCATGGAGGCCGCGTCGGCCTCTGCCGCCGCAGCCGCCACGCCGTTCAGAGTCACCGTGAGTACT GGCTTCTTGAGTCGGCGGCTGAAGGGCTCCATCAAGCGCACCAAGAGTCAACCCAAACTGGACCGCAACTCCAGCTTCAGGCATATTCTGCCGGGCTTCCGCAACGTGGACAATGACAG ATCTCATCTGATGCCAAGGCTGAAGGAGTCTCGCTCCCATGAGTCACTGCTCAGTCCCAGCAGCGCTGTGGAAGCTCTGGACTTaagcatggaggacgagatcatCATCAAACCCGTGCACAGCAGCATCCTCGGCCAGGACTACTGCTTCGAG GTAACGACCTCCTCGGGGAGCAAGTGCTTTTCCTGCCGTTCGTCAGCCGAGAGGGACAAATGGATGGAGAACCTGAGGAGAGCCGTGCAGCCAAACAAG GACAACAGCCGGCGGGTGGAGAACATGCTGCGACTGTGGCTCATCGAGGCCAAGGACCTCCCCGCCAAGAAGAAATACTTCTGCGAGTTGTGcctggacgacgcgctgtacgccCGCACCACCTGCAAGCTCAAGACGGACAACGTCTTCTGGGGCGAGCACTTTGAGTTCAACAACCTGCCGGCGGTGCGGAACATCACAGCGCACCTTTACAAGGACACggacaagaagaaaaagaaggacaAGAACAACTACGTGGGATTGGTCAGCATTCCCGTGGCCACGGTGAGCGGGCGGCAGTTTGTGGAGAAGTGGTACCCGGTCAGTACGCCCAACCCCGCCAAAGGCAAGGCGTCGGGACCCATGATCCGAATCAAGGCGCGCTACCAGAGCATGAACATCCTCCCCATGGAGATGTACAAGGAGTTCgccgagtacaccaccaacaactACATGCTGCTTTGCTCCGTGCTCGAGCCCGGCATCAGCGTCAAGAACAAGGAAGAGATGGCTTGCGCGCTGGTTCATATTCTGCAGAGCACCGGCAAAGCCAAA GACTTCCTGACAGACTTGATGATGTCGGAAGTAGACCGCTGCGGGGAGAACGAGCACCTGATCTTCCGCGAGAACACGCTGGCAACCAAAGCCATCGAGGAGTACCTCAAACTGGTGGGCCAGAAGTACCTGCAGGATGCTCTTG GCGAGTTCATAAAGGCTCTTTACGAGTCTGACGAAAACTGCGAGGTGGACCCGTCCAAATGCTCGTCGGGGGACCTCCAGGAGCACCAGAGCAACCTGAAGATGTGCTGCGAGCTGGCCTTCTGCAAGATCATCAACTCGTACTG CGTGTTCCCGCGAGAGCTGAAAGAGGTGTTCGCGTCGTGGCGGCAGGATTGCGGCAACCGCGGCCGGCCGGACATCAGCGAGCGGCTGATCAGCGCCTCGCTCTTCCTGCGCTTCCTGTGCCCGGCCATCATGTCGCCGTCGCTTTTCAACCTGATGCAGGAATACCCCGACGACCGCACGGCACGCACCCTCACGCTCATTGCCAAGGTCACGCAGAACCTGGCCAATTTTGCCAA GTTCGGGAACAAGGAGGAGTACATGTCCTTCATGAATCAGTTCCTTGAGCATGAGTGGAGCAACATGCAGCGCTTCCTGCTGGAGATCTCCAACCCGGAGACCATCTCCAACACGGCGGGCTTCGAGGGCTACATCGACCTGGGCCGCGAGCTCTCCACGCTGCACTCCCTCCTCTCCGAGGTGGTCTCCCAGATGGACCAG AGCGCCACCTCCAAGCTTGGACCTCTGCCGAGGATTTTGCGGGAGGTGAGTGTGGCGCTGAGCAACCCGTCCAGCGTCCACGCAGCGCCCGCCGGGTCGCCGGAACAGACGAGCTCGTCGCCCGGCGAGGCCGGCTGCAGCATCTCCACGGGGCTGCAGAAGATGGTCATCGAAAACGACCTCACGGG ATTGGTGGACTTCACGCGGCTGCCCTCCCCCACCCCTGAAAACAAGGACCTATTTTTCGTGACGAGAACCTCGGGGATCCAGCCTTCCCCGGCACGCAGCTCCAGTTATTCGGAGACCAACGAACCGGATTTGGGCATGCCCAACAGCAGCAAGAGTCTGTCCATGGTGGACCTGCAAGACCCCCGCAGTCTGGAAGGTGGTCCAAGTTCCGGCCCCTCGGACACTTTAGCTGAAATTCCGGTTTCAGCGGGAGGCTGGGCCGCCAGGGTGCCGCAGTGCAACGTCCCCGGAGGTCCCAACATGAGGCGGCCCGGCCAGACCCCGACCACCCCGAGCACGGAAAGCGCTCCGGGCCGACCCGCCCAGCTACTCGCCCCGCTGTCCTTCCAGAATCCGGTCTACCAG ATGGCCACCTGCCTTCCGGTGTCCCCTCGGGGTCTTACCGACTCGGGCTCCGAGTGCCACAGCTCGGTCAGCTCCCACAGCAACAATGAGGACGGCCCGCCCGGCGGGAAACTCCCCTTCCTGAATCACGGCGGCGGGAGCAGTGGCGACGAATACGCCAGACGCTCGGGCGAGTTCACGCGCCGACAGCTGTCCCTCACGGAGGCTCAGCACCAGCCCGCCGTCCCCCGGCAGAACAGCGCCGGGCCCCAGCGACGGATAGACCAACCACCGCCCCCCCAGAACGTGACGCGGGGCCGCACGCCGCCCAGTCTGCTCAACAGCGGCCCCTACGCCCGGCCCGGCTCGGGCGGCGGCATCATGACCTCGTCGCCGGATTGGCCCATGGGCGGCGGCGCCCGTCTGCGCCAACAGTCGTCCTCGTCCAAGGGGGACAGTCCTGAGACCAAGCAGAGGGCGCATCACAAACAG GCCCCCTCCCCCGTGAACCCCAGTGCGTTGGACCGCACGGCAGCGTGGCTTTTGAATATGAATGTGCAGTATTTAGACCATGAGACCACGGAGCACGACTCACTGAGGCACAGAGAGGATCTGACGCAGGTGCAGAAG TACCAGCAGGAGATCGCGCTGCTGCAGGAGAAGCTGCGGGCCTCCGTGCAGAAGCTGGAGGAGTACGAGGCCCGTCTCAAGGGTCAGGACGAGCAGGCCCAGAAAGTCCTGATGGAGTACCAAGCCCGGCTGGAGGAGTCCGAGGAGCGTCTGCGCCGGCAGCAGGACGACAAGGACCTTCAGATGAAGGGCATCATCAGCAG GTTGATGTCGGTGGAGGAGGAGCTGAAGAAAGATCACTCGGACATGCAGGCGGTGGTGGACTCCAAACAGAAGATAATTGACGCACAG GAGAAGCGCATCGCATCTCTGGACGCGACCAACGCTCGTCTGATGAGCGCCCTGACGCAACTGAAGGAGCGCTACAGCACGCAGTCGCGCAACGGCATCTCGCCCACCAACCCCACCAAGCTGCAGATCACCGAGAACGGTGAGTTCCGCAACAGCAGCAACTGTTAG